A genomic stretch from Frigoribacterium sp. PvP032 includes:
- a CDS encoding thermonuclease family protein, translating to MSRSTAASRRRTRDRSRSRAGGRRALLGLAVVAVGAVVVIAFPQLLDGGSPDGSSGSAGTSASTGATASVPSSVPPAAVAATVERVVDGDTVIVVTAADGARERLRLIGVDTPETVKPDAPVDCFGPEASAFTTDALPVGSTVWLEDDASQGDADRYDRLLRYVWTEGGSLLNQQLVAAGLGTEDTYDQPYRYRDAFVAAEAAARDSAAGLWGACR from the coding sequence GTGAGCCGCTCGACCGCGGCGTCGCGCCGCCGCACACGGGACCGGTCCCGCTCACGCGCCGGCGGTCGCCGTGCCCTGCTCGGCCTGGCCGTCGTCGCCGTCGGCGCCGTGGTCGTCATCGCTTTCCCGCAGCTGCTCGACGGGGGATCGCCGGACGGCTCCTCCGGCAGCGCGGGAACCTCGGCGTCGACCGGTGCGACCGCGTCCGTCCCCTCGAGCGTCCCGCCCGCAGCCGTGGCCGCGACCGTCGAGCGGGTCGTCGACGGCGACACGGTCATCGTGGTCACCGCAGCCGACGGCGCTCGCGAGCGCCTCCGCCTGATCGGCGTCGACACCCCCGAGACCGTGAAGCCCGACGCCCCGGTCGACTGCTTCGGCCCCGAGGCGAGCGCGTTCACGACCGACGCGCTGCCCGTCGGCTCGACCGTCTGGCTCGAGGACGACGCCTCGCAGGGCGACGCCGACCGCTACGACCGGCTGCTGCGCTACGTCTGGACCGAGGGGGGCAGCCTGCTGAACCAGCAGCTGGTCGCCGCGGGCCTCGGCACCGAGGACACCTACGACCAGCCGTACCGCTACCGGGACGCGTTCGTCGCCGCGGAGGCCGCCGCGCGCGACTCGGCCGCCGGCCTCTGGGGCGCCTGCCGCTGA
- a CDS encoding MMPL family transporter, with protein sequence MRALARLVSGHRTAWAVLGGTLVVVALLLALLPSGDDEAFPPSGLPDSSEAAQVTALLDEFPSADATVGILVWSRGGAQLSSADLAAVDTAASALAEQSTTPQAVRPQLSDDGSAALVAVPLSAADVEADVSGTATSLREAASAGLPDGLSAYLTGPVGFQDDVSNAFAGADFRLLLVTVVVVAVLLIVTYRSPVLWIVPLVVVGVADFLAGRVVAALAEPFGVTVDASISGILSVLVFGAGTNYALLLVARYREELLSRPDRHEAMRTAVRSAGPAIAASGGTVALSLATLLLAELSGNRALGFACAIGVVVAIAFALVVLPAALVVCGRGLFWPFVPRASSSSSSSAFSSSSSASSASASASSSIGTDTGDAGHARPRQGFWERLGRGVQRRPGRVAVAAVAGIGVLCLGLGGYAVGLSQTDQLLGDPDSVTAQRIVDDSFSAGLTSQTIVLAPTTAAADVVRVAEGVDGVASAAAGEQADGLTRVDVQLDAEPESDEASTTVQALRDALHDDGGAVADALVGGTDATAYDERTAASHDLGLIAPVILAIVFAILAVLLRSLVAPVLLIASVLATFAASLGAATWLFTHLLGFPALDTSVTLYAFLFLVALGVDYNIFLTTRAKEERLRHGTREGMVRALSSTGAVITSAGVLLAAVFAVLGVLPVVALTQVGVIVCIGVLLDTLVVRTVLVPALVFLTGDAFWWPSRPARRDLARGRGSTSEPLQRRI encoded by the coding sequence GTGCGCGCACTCGCCCGACTCGTCAGCGGACACCGCACCGCCTGGGCGGTGCTCGGCGGCACGCTCGTCGTCGTCGCCCTGCTGCTCGCCCTGCTGCCCTCGGGCGACGACGAGGCGTTCCCGCCGTCGGGCCTGCCCGACTCGAGCGAGGCGGCGCAGGTGACCGCGCTGCTCGACGAGTTCCCGTCGGCCGACGCCACCGTGGGGATCCTGGTCTGGAGCCGGGGAGGCGCGCAGCTGTCGAGCGCCGACCTCGCCGCGGTCGACACGGCCGCGTCCGCACTCGCGGAGCAGTCGACCACGCCGCAGGCCGTCCGACCGCAGCTGAGCGACGACGGCTCTGCCGCGCTCGTCGCCGTGCCGCTGTCCGCCGCCGACGTCGAGGCCGACGTGAGCGGCACCGCGACGAGCCTCCGCGAGGCCGCCTCGGCCGGCCTGCCCGACGGTCTCAGCGCGTACCTGACGGGGCCGGTCGGGTTCCAGGACGACGTGTCGAACGCGTTCGCGGGGGCGGACTTCCGCCTCCTGCTCGTCACCGTGGTCGTCGTCGCCGTGCTGCTGATCGTCACCTACCGCAGCCCCGTCCTGTGGATCGTGCCGCTGGTCGTCGTCGGCGTCGCCGACTTCCTGGCGGGCCGGGTGGTCGCCGCGCTGGCCGAGCCGTTCGGCGTGACCGTCGACGCGTCGATCTCGGGAATCCTCTCCGTGCTCGTCTTCGGCGCCGGCACGAACTACGCGCTCTTGCTGGTCGCCCGCTACCGCGAGGAGCTGCTCTCACGGCCCGACCGGCACGAGGCGATGCGGACGGCCGTGCGCAGCGCCGGCCCGGCGATCGCCGCGAGCGGCGGGACCGTCGCGCTCAGCCTCGCGACGCTGCTGCTCGCCGAGCTGTCGGGCAACCGCGCACTCGGGTTCGCGTGTGCGATCGGTGTCGTCGTCGCGATCGCCTTCGCGCTCGTGGTGCTGCCGGCGGCGCTCGTGGTCTGCGGACGCGGGCTGTTCTGGCCGTTCGTGCCCCGCGCCTCCTCTTCCTCCTCCTCCTCTGCCTTCTCCTCTTCCTCCTCTGCCTCCTCTGCCTCTGCCTCTGCCTCCTCGAGCATCGGCACGGACACCGGGGACGCGGGCCACGCTCGTCCCCGCCAGGGCTTCTGGGAGCGCCTCGGCCGTGGCGTCCAACGCCGTCCCGGCCGCGTCGCCGTCGCCGCGGTCGCGGGCATCGGCGTGCTCTGCCTCGGCCTCGGCGGCTACGCCGTCGGCCTCTCGCAGACCGACCAGCTGCTCGGCGACCCCGACTCGGTGACGGCCCAGCGCATCGTCGACGACTCGTTCTCGGCCGGGCTCACCAGCCAGACGATCGTGCTCGCGCCGACCACCGCCGCCGCAGACGTCGTGCGGGTGGCGGAGGGTGTCGACGGCGTCGCCAGCGCCGCGGCCGGCGAGCAGGCGGACGGCCTGACCCGCGTCGACGTCCAGCTCGACGCCGAGCCCGAGAGCGACGAGGCGTCGACGACCGTGCAGGCCCTGCGCGACGCCCTGCACGACGACGGAGGCGCGGTGGCCGACGCCCTCGTCGGGGGCACCGACGCGACCGCCTACGACGAGCGCACCGCCGCCTCCCACGACCTCGGCCTGATCGCGCCGGTCATCCTCGCGATCGTGTTCGCGATCCTCGCCGTGCTGCTGCGCTCGCTCGTGGCGCCGGTGCTGCTCATCGCGTCGGTGCTCGCCACCTTCGCGGCGAGCCTCGGGGCGGCGACGTGGCTGTTCACGCACCTCCTCGGGTTCCCGGCCCTCGACACGAGCGTCACGCTCTACGCGTTCCTCTTCCTGGTGGCGCTGGGGGTCGACTACAACATCTTCCTGACGACGAGGGCGAAGGAGGAGCGGCTGCGGCACGGCACCCGCGAGGGCATGGTGCGCGCCCTGTCCTCGACCGGAGCGGTCATCACGAGCGCCGGCGTGCTGCTCGCCGCCGTCTTCGCGGTGCTCGGGGTGCTGCCCGTCGTCGCGCTCACGCAGGTCGGCGTCATCGTCTGCATCGGAGTGCTGCTCGACACGCTCGTCGTGCGGACGGTGCTGGTGCCGGCGCTGGTGTTCCTCACGGGCGACGCGTTCTGGTGGCCGAGCCGGCCAGCTCGCCGGGACCTGGCGAGAGGCCGCGGATCGACCTCCGAGCCCCTCCAGCGGAGGATCTGA